In the Heterodontus francisci isolate sHetFra1 chromosome 6, sHetFra1.hap1, whole genome shotgun sequence genome, one interval contains:
- the LOC137371595 gene encoding ras-related protein RabV-like: MIEKKKTDLSSYSTFHDLKLFPQCNCKVWQLYITLALERSQWRRNWTCSLDFSKQQGTVDLNTQISLDINFPQDFSIYCINPNNSHSNNADRTNPNNNNCNNVNAKTNNTNNNIIPYNTKKTLIMSMMLTTVTMPTTAISRANNNFEKLKITLTWAFVM, translated from the exons ATGATTGAAAAGAAAAAGACAGACTTgagttcatatagcacctttcatgacctcaagctgTTCCCCCAAT GCAACTGCAAAGTGTGGCAGTTGTACATCACATTGGCATTGGAGAGATCCCAGTGGAGGAGGAACTGGACCTGCTCTCTTGACTTTTCCAAACAGCAG ggaacagtggacctgaacacccaaatctctctggacatcaattttccccaggacttttccatttactgtatcaaTCCGAACAATAGCCACTCTAATAATGCTGACCGTACCAACCCAAATAATAACAACTGTAATAATGTCAATGCCAAAACCAACAATACCAATAACAATATCATCCCTTACAATACCAAAAAAACACTAATAATGTCCATGATGCTGACAACAGTAACAATGCCAACTACAGCAATATCAAGAGCCAACAACAATTTTGAAAAGCTGAAAATAACTTTGACCTGGGCATTTGTCATGTAA